A single window of Thermodesulfobacteriota bacterium DNA harbors:
- a CDS encoding helical backbone metal receptor, producing the protein MEHFPGNIALKQFKDQLGGTIFLSGTPRRIISLVPSQTELLFDLGLDKEIIGITRFCIHPEGKCAKKVKIGGTKRFNFDLIDILKPDLIIGNKEENYLEGIEKLRSKYPVWMSDVNTLEGAYQMIRGVGEIVGKGGKAADLVCDIVTKMKQFKGHSGINVAYFIWNKPYMVAGHKTFINEMLQQFGFVNVFRDLDRYPEVTVDQIERALPDAIFLSSEPFPFKAKHLNEFKERFPSTIIKLVDGTMFSWYGSRLRYAVSYFEKLIEDL; encoded by the coding sequence ATGGAGCATTTTCCGGGAAATATTGCATTAAAGCAATTTAAAGACCAATTGGGAGGAACTATATTTTTATCGGGAACTCCACGAAGAATTATTTCTTTAGTTCCCTCCCAAACTGAATTGCTCTTTGATCTAGGGTTGGATAAAGAAATAATTGGAATAACTAGATTTTGCATCCATCCGGAAGGAAAGTGCGCGAAAAAGGTGAAGATTGGTGGCACAAAAAGGTTTAATTTTGACTTGATCGATATACTTAAACCTGACTTAATCATAGGGAATAAAGAAGAGAACTATCTTGAGGGAATTGAAAAGCTCAGATCAAAATACCCAGTTTGGATGAGTGATGTTAATACTCTTGAAGGCGCTTATCAAATGATAAGGGGTGTGGGAGAAATTGTTGGTAAAGGTGGGAAAGCGGCTGATTTGGTTTGTGATATTGTGACAAAGATGAAACAATTTAAAGGCCATTCGGGGATAAACGTCGCCTACTTTATTTGGAATAAACCATATATGGTTGCAGGACACAAAACATTTATTAACGAGATGTTGCAACAATTTGGATTCGTCAATGTCTTTAGAGACTTGGATAGGTATCCTGAGGTGACAGTGGATCAAATAGAAAGGGCGCTTCCGGATGCAATTTTTCTTTCATCCGAACCCTTCCCTTTTAAAGCTAAACATTTGAATGAGTTTAAAGAGAGATTTCCTTCAACCATCATAAAGCTTGTGGATGGGACCATGTTTTCATGGTACGGAAGCCGATTGAGATATGCAGTGAGCTACTTCGAGAAATTAATAGAGGATCTTTAG